Part of the Salinimonas iocasae genome, AATGACGGAACCTGCCGATTCATTGTTCTTGCCTCGTACAAGCGCTTCGTAACTAAATACTTCACCGGTATCTAAGTCAACTAATGGCTGAAATGCCATAGTAAAATCAAAATCCAGTGCTTTACCGTTACGACAGCCTTCGCAAGACAGGGTGCGGGCATTTTCTTCGATAACATAAACGGGTAAAGATTTTGCGGAAACATTTTCGAACTTCACTTAACTGATACCTGACTGCTTAATAGGTAAATCAATTGTGGTCAAAATTATTCTTTACGCAAGTAAAATAGAGCAGGGCGGGTGACTTTTTCATTGTACGCCGGGAAACTTCAAAGTAAGCAGAAAGTTTAGTAAAAAGAAACTGAAGACCAAGCAAAATAAACAGCCCCAGCAGCACCTCAGCCAGTACGACCTTCTTTAACAGTACGGAGGAGCCG contains:
- a CDS encoding DUF421 domain-containing protein, giving the protein MIFFQSWDELSRVAITAILTYTFCVALMSLFGKRASSKMNNFDWIVTVAMGAILGSSVLLKKVVLAEVLLGLFILLGLQFLFTKLSAYFEVSRRTMKKSPALLYFTCVKNNFDHN